agcagaaacagaagcaggtggtgagatgctggctgttcagcaggcccagcagGTGCGTGTGCTCTGACACACAGCAACACTCAggctgccgctgctgcttccccttgggggctggtgtgcagtgggggaaccGTCTCCTTCCTACTTCAGCGCTGTATGGGGCGAGCGTGGCTGTGTGGGGGCTCACAGGCTGAAGGGCACAGACCTGCAGGCAACTGGGCAGCGCCTCCATCTGCCCACAGGCCACTgtgaggggcccaggccctcctgccaatgtgccatggagcctggggctgggcttgacttggtgccaccctggagctttctagcccagagccagccccagtgcctgccccatgtggagggctgcagtgcggagggacctggtgccagaggtcagccccacagcagcaaggaggctgcagcagatgctgcccccagcacaggacagtccctgtcaaggaagggctcttgtcatgctccctggcacagtgtgacacacccagacccatgcgggatcaggcataggaagggcccacacaccctgcacccactgcagcacccaggtggggagccctgctcagatcatcatcaggctccccacggggacagccaggcaggcacccacccactggtgGGGAGCGCATGATGCCAGAAGTGGAGCCGAGACGCATATATGGGCAtgcacggggatggagaaggttatTGGAGGCTGGGGCTCCGTCAGATGGGAGATAACCCTCCTGATAACGTCTCAAAAGGTGCCTAATGCCGTTGATTGGCTCCCCTGGCAGCGGGGCCTGCACCTCTGCCTATATATTGCCCCCCCCACCACAGCAGTCTCTGGTGGCCCAGGAGGAgagcgggtgctgggggctgcactgtggggcaggaggtgtttgggatggccaccatcagccagctccttgccagcgcactggggctgctgctgtgcgtgcagctctgcaggggtgagtgcctgcgggctccccggggctggagctgcctgccctcatgccgagagtgggaggcagccctggggttggggaggccaccgtggggctggggtggccaccATGGGTCTGTGCGTGACCTGCTGGGAGGGCTTCCTAGGGACACCAGCGGAGACACCCCACCCAGGCAGCCCTCGGGGACTCGCAGTGCCTGCGCTGCGCTGGGGACAGGGCTTATGCCAGTGGGGCcaaacactgagcacatgtgCCAGGACATGTGCTCTGCTGTGTTCACCTTGCATCGGGTGCTGGACATTCAGGAGAATGTCCTGCAGTGCGCCGAGGCTTTCCCCCCCAACAGCCATACATCGGGACCCAAAAGCCAGGCCCGcagtggggagtggaggccatcagggcagggaacagctgtgggacagagtCCCCCAGCCAGCCTGGTAGGGCAGGCTGTGCCAGGTGCCCGTGGCACCATGCTGGGACTCCATGtcctcctttgtggtcccacatgggcacccacaggcaccggggagctgcgactggttaacggaggcagccgctgcgccggTCGGGTGGAGATGAAGCACGAGGGCCAGTGGGGCACCATGTGCAGCTATGACTTCGACTGGGATGTCCGTGGGGCctccgtggtctgcaggcagTTGGGATGCGGCACCGTGGCCAGGGCCTCCCCGTACACCCCATTTGGGGCTGGGACTGGCCGGATTTGGCTGCAACCCTTCTTATGCCGTGGCACTGAGACAGCGCTCCACAACTGCCCCCACTTcggctggggccagcactactgTGGCCATGACACAGATGTTGGGGTGACGTGCTCAGGTGAGGGTTTGGGTGACCGTACTGTGGTGCAGCCCCTTGGCTGCTCACGGTTGGGAGCTGGCATGGCCATTACCAGGGACTTCCCAATGGGGACTCCCTGGACACAGATGGGGTGCAGGAGTGGGGCTGGAGGGCAGCACCCTCATGCCCTGAGGGCACCTCTAATGCAGATGCCgtggagctgaggctggtgaatggaggtggtccctgtgcaggcagagtggaggtgaagctgcgggGCCAGTGGGGGACGGTGGCAGATAATGAATGGGACATGGAagatgccgaggtggtgtgtcagcagctgggctgtggctcagCCAAAAGCGCCCATGCCTGGAGCCGCTTTGGGAAAGGGTCTGGACCAATTCATCTGGCTGTCGTTGACTGTCGCGGGGATGAGTCTGCCCTCTGGGAATGTACTATCAAGGGATGGGAGCTGTACAATGGAAGCCATAGCTGGGATGTTGGCGTGGTCTGCCAAGGTAAGAGCTGTGGTGGTCACAGCCCAGGCTGTCTCGCCCCCGGGGGCCACCTGTGCCAGCACCAAAGCTCTGGTGGCAGCCCCTCCACAACACCCCAACAtgtcccagggacccccaagagACCCCAGACTCTCTCCTCCGGCAGGGTTTGTGCGGCTGGTTGGCGGAGATGGTGCCTGCTTGGGCCGCgtggaggtcaggcagggccgAGCCTGGGCCACCCTCTGTGAAGCCCACATGGACCTCAACACCGCCCAtgtcatctgcaaggagctgggctgtggagcagctctggccatcactggggcggcacgctttggggcaggagctgggcccatctgggacgggggctttgagtgtgcaggcaatgaatccctcctgtctgcctgcgcccgcaggctgccccatggccagggctgcaccCACACCAGTGACGCTGCCATCATCTGCTCCCGTAAGAGAGCAGGGCACGGGACAGAGGCTGCAGCGGGAGGCGGGGGAGacgggcagcagggacaggggtgcccagggcagggacggggcagggaggctgcggcCTGGCTTGTGGCAGTCCCCAGGGGCACGAGACGGCAGCGGGGcatggggaggcagagggctgccatgcctgcatgcccccaccattgcagagcaggggacatGAGCTTTCATCTCCAGcgtcttttctccctcccagcctacacaggcttcaggctggtgaacggcagcacagagtgcacagggcgggtggagctggaggcacgcggcacctggggctccctctgcgacGCTGGCTGGGACGTGCCCGatgcccaggtgctctgccaccaccttGGCTGCGGctttgctgcctctgtgcctcgcagagggtattttgggacagggagcggcccgctgtggcaggacacatttcactgcagcgggaccgagtcccacctgggagagtgccctgccatgGCGCTGGGGACCCCTGCCTGCTCGCCGGACCACGCTGccgcagtcaattgctcaggtgcgtgcggggcaggtggcgtcagacaggagggcctgctgtggggaggggacccagcaccccaaatggaggggtgcccctccttctcactgccagcaggagctgtggggcacagggcccgtctggggaagcagggccatgtcagggcaggaggagggctgagcccaggcacagggtagcaggcacatgggcaggaggagggcagtggggctgtgctgtcccccggcaagcCGTGGGGCTCCTTGGCACCCCACGGTCCCCACAGGACATCTCCCCTCTGTGTGGGGCCAGGTGGCACTgaacccctgcggctggtggacgGGGAGAGCCGTTGTGACGGGcgcctggaggtggccctgggtggggcctggggccgagTCCTGCCACAGCAGTGGGACGACAGCGGTGCcagcgtggtgtgccggcagctccggtgcggcacggtgcagaaggcctacaccgccccagtgctggggccaggcTCGAGTCCCCTGGGGCTGAGTGGGCTCTGGTGTGCAGGCACGGAGACCCACCTGGCCCAGTGCAATGCCACGCTGCCCAGCGCCGTGCCATCGGGCCACACTGAGGAGGCGGTGGTTGTGTGCTCAGGTGAGTGTGCCAGGAAGGGCCCCAGGGTGCCGCAGGGGCCTGAGTGGCTGCCCCATCCcgggctgtctctggctgcagggagccggcgggtgCGGCTGGCAAGCggccctgggcgctgtgctgggagagtggaggtctACGTGCAGGGGGCCTGGATCCATGTCTGTGAGGATGCCTGGGACCTCTGGGATGCCACCGTCGTCTGccgccagctgggctgcggcaaggccctggcagtgcccggctCAGCCCGCtacggccggggctcggggccagtGTGGCTGGGCGCCGGTGGGTGCTCCGGGACCGAGGCGACACTCTGGGActgctcggccccggccccggctccaggGCAGCGTGGTTGCAAGCAGGGTGCTGGCGCAGCAGCCGTTTGCTCAGGTCAGTGGCATCCTCCACTGGGGCCAGACGTAGCAGGGCTGTGGGACTGGCCGTGGTGCCAGCCCTCCCCACCGGCCTCCCTGACCAGctccccacaccctgggcagTCCCGGGGAGCGAGATGGCGCCTTTGCCCCACTGCCCCAGCGTGTCCGCTGCTTGGGGTGCTTCTCTTAGTGCCTCGGGGAGGTGGGCGGCGTAGTCATAAGAGTGGGGGTGTCTGCCCAGccctggctcagctgtgccccgcCCCGCTCATGCTAtccccttgcagagctcacagtccTGCGGCTGGCGGGTGGCAGTGGCTGCACTGGGCGCCTGGAGGTCTTCTACAATGGGACGTGGGGCAGCGTGTGCGCCAATGGCACCAGCCCCGCCACAGCCGCCgtggtgtgccagcagctgggctgcggggccaCGGGCCGACTGGCATCTGCCCCAgcaaccacacagggctcaggccccgcgtggctggcctgggtgcagtgcgAGCTGGGGaccgactccctctggcactgcccctcggcACCCTGGCACCTGCAGCCCTGTGACTTCCCTGGGGACACCCACATCACATGTGACAGGGACCCTGGCGGCACCAGAGTGACTCCCACGCCAGCCAGGGCAACTGGATGCCCAGacggcacagcttgcacaggtagCTTTGCCAGCGCAgtggccccagggaccctccagctcgggctggcgcagcccagtggagggggagcagctctggcaaggaGACCCCAGCTGCCCGGGCACTGTCACCCCTCGGCTTCATGCAGGGGTTGGCCCTTCGGCCCAGGGGtgccctccttggcctccctgtcctgccagccactcccctgcatccccccatgcatccacagtgatgcaggatgggacagggtccccagcctccctccagctctgccgtGTTTTGGTGTCCTCACAGGTGCCcacaggagccccgcggggggtgctggggccatgccagtgcccaccatcctctgcatcatcctggggaccctgctctgcctggccctgggggctctcgCCATGCAGGCATGGCGCAccatggctcagcacagaggtgggTCGCACCGGGGTTCTCCGGGGCTGAATCTACCAGGACgaggcaccagggcagagccagtcagggctgggggccactgatggctcccgggactgcctggccatggggcggcccggctgcacaggctggggacaggcGTGGCGGTGgaggccaggaggccagtgcTGAAAGAGGGCAGGACGCAGCGCAGCAcaagggccaggcaggggcaccagaGCCACTCGGTggatggggcacagcagtggagctgggccacagggatatcgggggcacagctggtgacccccaccatcccatgtgctgtgcccatggcctggggttatggctgcccttg
This window of the Dromaius novaehollandiae isolate bDroNov1 chromosome 5, bDroNov1.hap1, whole genome shotgun sequence genome carries:
- the LOC135328589 gene encoding antigen WC1.1-like, with translation LLLCVQLCRGTGELRLVNGGSRCAGRVEMKHEGQWGTMCSYDFDWDVRGASVVCRQLGCGTVARASPYTPFGAGTGRIWLQPFLCRGTETALHNCPHFGWGQHYCGHDTDVGVTCSDAVELRLVNGGGPCAGRVEVKLRGQWGTVADNEWDMEDAEVVCQQLGCGSAKSAHAWSRFGKGSGPIHLAVVDCRGDESALWECTIKGWELYNGSHSWDVGVVCQGFVRLVGGDGACLGRVEVRQGRAWATLCEAHMDLNTAHVICKELGCGAALAITGAARFGAGAGPIWDGGFECAGNESLLSACARRLPHGQGCTHTSDAAIICSPYTGFRLVNGSTECTGRVELEARGTWGSLCDAGWDVPDAQVLCHHLGCGFAASVPRRGYFGTGSGPLWQDTFHCSGTESHLGECPAMALGTPACSPDHAAAVNCSGGTEPLRLVDGESRCDGRLEVALGGAWGRVLPQQWDDSGASVVCRQLRCGTVQKAYTAPVLGPGSSPLGLSGLWCAGTETHLAQCNATLPSAVPSGHTEEAVVVCSGSRRVRLASGPGRCAGRVEVYVQGAWIHVCEDAWDLWDATVVCRQLGCGKALAVPGSARYGRGSGPVWLGAGGCSGTEATLWDCSAPAPAPGQRGCKQGAGAAAVCSELTVLRLAGGSGCTGRLEVFYNGTWGSVCANGTSPATAAVVCQQLGCGATGRLASAPATTQGSGPAWLAWVQCELGTDSLWHCPSAPWHLQPCDFPGDTHITCDRDPGGTRVTPTPARATGCPDGTACTGAHRSPAGGAGAMPVPTILCIILGTLLCLALGALAMQAWRTMAQHRGPGRAGDTISEAVYEELDYTLTPEYQEVPSGSGSPSEGSAAKLPYYTSDSVEVSSPATAADTPALPRHGPPDGYDDAAAVLHPGEAASPGLSDGGVSEVTVLEAGSRPSLSHPELPGATTDAPASAPRDMGYDDVGVSGPRTSLSFARTVLHWDVTMHGTLTTVALTRPRAALHQVDICHRWWCTLPMAGTAVEQALLYRKGQAWAAPPDAAVVEQLAGFLSSLEVSLATVKLPQKGSTALWGICHSSQDHPWIISTLAVGALCPLIHVTEEEDEQSTRAVKAMGREWAWQQGCGRAGPLRSDAVGPGQCIAIEVDHAVWSPAAVLLFFLFD